The Streptomyces pratensis genomic interval GGTAGGGCTCGTCCTCCGGAGTCCGGCCTCCGGCTTCCGGCTTCCGGCCTCCGGCCTCCGGCTTCCGGCTTCCGGCTTCCGGCTTCCGGCTTCCGGCTTCCGAGCGTCTCGCATGCCGGTAGGGCGCCGGGGGTGCGGCCGGCCCGCATGCCCGTAGGGCGCCGGGTGGACGCGTGCCCGTAGGGCGCCCGGACCCCGTGCCCGTGGGGCCCCGGGTGCGCGGGCGGCCGGACCGCATGCCCGTACGACCCCGGTCGCACGCATGCCCGTACGGCCCCGGGAGCGCGCCCGGACCGCGTGCCCGTACGGCCCCCGGGCGCACGCATGCCCGTACGGCCCCCGGGCGGCGCGACCGGAAAGATGGGGGCCACTCCCCCATGCGCCGGTCCCGGGCGCCCTCCAGGATGGGCGCGGGAGAACCGCTGGGGCCTCCCTCGACCGGGGAGGTGACCACGGTGGTGAAGAGGGAAACGGCCGTCGGCACGGACCGGGCGCCCGCGCCGTTCGGCCCGGCGGTCGGCGAAGCCTCCGGACACGCCCCGGTGCCGGACGCCACCCATCTCCTCGGCTCCCGGGAACACGGTGATCCGTGGTGGGCTCCCGGCACCGTCGGACCGCGCCCGGACACCGAGCCCGACTGGGCCCGCTTCGCCCGGGAGGCCGTGGCCATGGCACCTCGGCAGGCACGGATCGCGGACCGGGCGTACCCGGACCTGACCGGTTTCGCCCTGGTCGTCGCGCCGTTCGCGGCCCGGGCCGCCCAGCGGGTGTCGGACACGGCATCCGGGAACACCTCGCCCACCGACCACCGGGTGCCGGGCGCGGCATCCGGGGGCACCGTACGGCCGGCCCCCGCCACCTGCCCGGCCGCGGTGCTGGACGCCTTCCGGCACGACGTCGCGCGGCGACTCGCCCTGCTCGCCGCCAGGACCCTCGTCTCGGAACTGCACGGGGCGCGGACCGGTGGCGGACTGAGTGGCGAGGGGCCGCGTGAACGCTTCCGCGACTTCCTCCGCCTGACCGGGGGCCGGGCCGGCCTCGCGTCCCTGGTCACCGGGTATCCGGTCCTCGCCAGGGTCCTCGCGCAGACGGCCATGAACGCGGCGGACGCGTTCGCCGAGATGCTCGGCAGGCTCGCGGCGGACCAGGCACTCCTGGGCTCCTCCCCGGTCCTCGGGGTACGGGGTGCGGGAGGGTCCGCCGACTGCGGGCCGCACACCCTGACCGGGGTCGAGACCGGCACGGGCGACAGCCATCGCGGGGGCCGGTCGGTGATGCTCCTGCGTTTCGCCGACGGCACCCGGCTGGTCTACAAGCCGCGCCCGCTCGCCGCTCACCGGCACTTCGGGACCCTGGTGGAGTGGTTCAACTCCCTTGTGGGAACGCCTGATCTGCGTGCGCCGAAGGTCCTCGACAGGGGTGCGTACGGCTGGGCCGAGTTCGTCGTGGACGCGCCCTGCCGGTCGACGGCCGAGACGGCGCTCTTCTACCGGCGTCTGGGTGCGCTGCTGGCGCTGCTGCACGTCCTGGACGGCACGGACCTGCACCACGAGAACCTCATCGCCTGCGGGCCGCAGCCCGTCCTCGTCGATGTGGAGACGCTGTTCCACCCGCCGCTGACGCAGTCCCCGCCCGCCGATCCGGCCGCCCGCGCCCTGCACGCCTCGGTCCACCGCGTCGGACTGCTGCCGCAGTTGCTGGTCGGGGACACCACCGCGCTCGACATGTCGGCCGTCGGCGGCGGCCGGGCGGCATCCTCCCCGCTGGAGACCGCCTCCTGGGCGGCTGCGGGCACCGACACCATGCACCTGGTGCGCTCGGTGGGGCGGTTCACCGAATCGGCCAACCGCCCCACGCTCGACGGGGCCACGGCCGACCCGTTCCGGTACACCGGCGCACTGTGCGACGGGTTCCGCTCCGCGTACACGGCCGTCAGCGACTCGCGCGACGAACTGCTGGGGCCGGAGGGCCTCCTGCGCCTCTTCGCCGACGACGAGGTCCGTTTCGTGCCCAGGCCGACATGGACGTACGCAACCCTGCTCCACGAGTCGACCCACCCCGACCTGATGCGGGACGCCGCCGAGCGCCAGCAGCTCTTCGCCCTGCTGCGCACCGGGGCCCTGGGCACTCCCGCGATGCCCGGTCTGGAGGACGAGGAGATCGCGGAGCTCTGGCAGGGCGACGTACCGGTGTTCACCACCCGCCCGGACGCCACGACGGTGTGGAGCGGCGGCGGGCGCGCGATGCGGGGGCCCGCCGTGCCCACCGGGCTGGCGCGGGTGGAGGCGAAGATCCGCGCCCTGGACACGGTGGACCGGCAGGACCAGGAACGGATCATCCGCACCGCCATGGTCAGCACCTCCACCGAGCCTCCGCACGGTGCCGTCGGGCGCGGCAGGCCCCGGACCGAGGCGACCGCACCGGAACCGGAACGTCTGCTCGCCGCCGCGCGGTCGGTGGGCGACCAGCTCGTCTCACTCGCGTACCACAGCGACAGCCGGACCAACTGGATCGGCCTGGAGCTGCTCGGTGAGCGCTACTGGCGTCTCACACCGCTGGCGGCCGACCTCGCGGCGGGCTACACCGGCCCGGCGCTGTTCCTCGCGCAGCTGGCGTCGTTGACCGGGGCGGCCAGGTACGCCGACGCTGCCAGGGCCGCGCTGGTGCCCGTCCCGGGTCTCCTGGACGCGTTGCACCAGAGCGGCGAGGACCTGGGGCTTGTCGGCTCCGGCGCATTCTCCGGCCTCGGGGGCATCGCGTACGCCCTGGCCGAGATCGGAACGCTGCTGGACGACAGCCGGGTACTGGACTGGGCCGGGCCCGCCACCCGGCTCGCCTGTGCGGCGAGTTCGGCCGAGGAGGGGCTCGGGGTGCGCGGCGGGGCCGCCGGCGGCCTGGTGTCGCTGCTCGCCGTGCACCGGACCACCGGGCGGGCCGAGGCCTGGCGCGGCGCCGAGCGCTGCGCCGACCGGCTCGCGGCGGTGCCGCCCCCGGCGCCAGGGGGCTTCGCGGACGGGGCGGCGGGCATCGGCTGGGCCCTGCTGAGGTTCGCGGCGGCGGGAGGCGGTCCGCACCACCGGAGCGCCGGGCTGGACGCCCTGCGCGTCGCGGTGCGCGGCGCGCCCGGCGGGCAGGCCTGGTGCGAGGGGACCGCGGGGGTCGCGCTCGCGGTCGCCGACAGCCCGGAGGCGCTGGCCGATCCGGAACTGAGCCACTGGCTGACGGAGCGCTCCGGTGACGTGGCCCGGTCCGCTCCGTCCGGGGACGACAGCCTCTGCCACGGCGAACTGGGTGTGCTGGAGCTGCTCGGCCACGCCGCCCTGCCCCGGCTGCGCCCCCACTGGCTGCGCCGGACCGGCACCCTGCTGGCCGCCGCCGACCGGGCGCAGCCGCACTGCGGGACGCCCGGACACGTACCTCACCCGGGACTGCTCACAGGTCTGTCGGGGATCGGACACGGGCTGCTGCGGGCGGGGTTCCCCGACCGGATCGGCCCGGCACTGCTCGTGCGCCACTCCACGGGGGCCGACAGGTCCGCCGCACCCATGACGTTGTCGACCAACGACCAGTAGATGAGGCAGAGATGACGCAGATCAGCGAGTCGGCCGGATACACGGACGTCACCGCGGCACCCGAGGTGGCCCTCGAACACCCCGCCGGCCGGATATCGCTCGGCAACCGTGGCGGGCTCGGTCTGCGCAGCAGGCTCCTGAGTGCCACGGACGGGGATCCGTCCGGCCCCGACCTGCCGTGGACCACCTTCACGGTCCCGATGTAGCCCTTTTCCACCAGGCGCACCGTGATGAGCGGGAATGTGCCTACTGCCGCAGTCTGTACGGCTCCAGTAACCTGCGGCCATGCGTGCGAATTCGCCGGTCGTCGTCGGACGTGACGAGGAGATCGGTTTACTGAGCAGCGCCCTGGACGCCGCCCGGCGGCGTTCGGGGCGCGCGCTGTTCCTCGTCGGTGAGGCGGGGATCGGCAAGTCCCGGCTCGTCGGCGAATGCGCCTACCGTGCCTACGGGCTGGGCATGCCGGTGCTGCGCGGGAGGGCGGGTTCCACCGGCCTGGTCGTCCCCCTCCGCCCCCTGGCGGAGGCCCTTTCGTCGCACTTCAGGGCCGCCGGCACGCCGACCGATCCGGAACTGGCGCCGTATCACCCGGCGTTGGCCAGGCTCGTGCCGGAGTGGCGGAGCGGGACGTCCGCCGGTTACACGGAGACCGTCGTCGAGCTGGCCGAGGCCCTGCTCCGCCTGCTGTCGGTCCTGGGCCGCGACACCGGCTGCGTGGTGCTCCTGGAGGACCTGCACGACTGCGACACGGAGACCGTCGCGGTCGTCGAGTACGTCATCGACAACCTGGCGGACCTCCCGGTCCTGCTGCTGGGGACGCTGCGCCCGGAGCCGGGGACCGCGCTGGACCTCGTACGCTCCGCGGAACAGCGTCACACCGCGACGGTGGTGGAGTTGCGGGCGCTCGGCGAGGCACAGGTGCGCGCCCTGACCGGCGCCTGCCTGGAGACACCGCCCGAGCGGATACCCGAGGCGGTCCAGCGGCGTCTGGTCGAGCGCGCGGCGGGCAACCCCTACCTGGTGGAGGTCCTGCTCGACGACCTGCTCGACACGGGCAGGCTGCGGCGCACGGAGGACGGCTGGGAGGCGGCGGAGCAGCCGGACGGAACCCTTCCGCCACGCATCCTCCGGAGCTGGTCCCACCGGCTCGACCGGATGGACGAGCCGGTGCGGGACCTCCTGCTGACGGCGGCCACCCTGGGCGGCCAGTTCTCCGTGGCGGTCCTCCAGACCGTCACCGGGCTGGAGGACCGGGCCCTGTTCACCCACCTGAGATCCGCCGTCGAGACGGGCGTGATCGCCCCTGACGGGGCGGCCCCCGACCGCTACGCCTTCCGGCACACCCTCACCGCGGAGGCGCTGGTCTCCTCCCTCGCGCCGGCCGAGCGCGCCGCACTCGCCCGGCGCGCCGCCGCGGCGGTCGAGCACTCGGGGGAGCCGCTCGACGAGGACCGGCGGCAGCTCGTGGCCTCGCTGGAGCTGGCGGCGGGCAACCGGGCCGGTGCGGCACGGCAGTTCGCCGAGGCGGGACGGCGCATGCTCGCGTCGGGTGCGCACGGCTCGGCCGTGGTGCTGCTGGAACGTTCCCGCAGCCTGGCGGCGGAGAGCGACCTCGCCGCTGTCACCGAGTCCCTGGCAGTGGCACGGGCCGAGGGCGGCGATCTGGACGGCGCCCTGGCGCTGGCCGGAACCCTTCCTCCGGTCCCCGCGCGCTCCGAGGCGGCCGCCCGGCGCGGGGACGCCCACATCAACATCGCCTGGGTGGCCGTCATGGCGGAGCGGGCCGCCGACACGTCCCGCCAGATCGAGGCGGCGCGGGCCCTGTTCGGTCCGGAGCCGTCCCCGGCGCGCCGGGCTTCGCTCGCGGTCGTCGACGGCCACCTCTCGCTGCTACCCGGTGAGGACCGGCGGGATCCGGAGGCCGCCGAACGGGCCGCACGCGCGGCCGCGCGGACCGCCGAGGAGGAGGGGCTGCCGGTCGTGGCCTGCCAGGCCTGGCAGTTGCTGGCGCTGCTCTCCAGGGAGAAGAGTTTCGACGCGGCCGACGTGTGTCTGGAGCGGATGCTCACCCTGTCCACCGAGCACTCACTGCCGTCGTGGCGTGTGGAGGCACTGGTGCGTCTGGGGGTGAACAGCTTCATGCGGACCGGGGACGCGGCGCGTCTCCACTCGGCGCGGGCGGCGGCGGCCGAGCTGGGATCACTGCTGCTGGCGCAGACGGTCGACGGACTGCTCGCGATGAACGCGGTGATGTGCGCCCGGTGGGACGAGGCGGAGGAGATCACCGGCCGGTCGGTGGAGGCGAGCGCCAGGATCGGCAACCACGGTGCCCACCGGTACCTGCTGCTGGCAGGGGCCGCGATGGCGGCACACCGCGGCCGTCGGCGGGAGACGGACCGCGCCCTCGCCGCGTTCCGCAGGGCGGGCGGGGAACGGTCCGCGCTGACGCCCTTGCGGCTGGGCTTCTGCGGGGCGATCGGGGCGCTGCTGGAGGAGGACCGCACCCGGGCTTTGGCGGAGCTGGACGCCGCACTGACCTGGGAGCTCGACCACCCCAGTTACTACTACCTGTCCGGCCGCTACGGGCTGCGCCCGCTGCTTCGGGTACTGGAGGGTGAGGCGGCGCGCGGGGAGTACGAGGAGGTGGCCGGCGCACCCGGCGCAGCCCTGGCCTGGAACCGGCAGTTCCTCGAACTGGCCGAGGCGGTACTCCTCGGCCGCGAGGGCGACCAGGCGGGTGCCGCACGGCGGATGACCGCTTTCCACGCCCGGTCCACGGCCTTTCCGGTGGCACGGCATCTCGGTCTGAGGCTCGTCGCCGACCCCGCGCTCGCCGACGGGTGGGGCGAGCCGGTCGTGTGGCTGCGGACCGCGGAGGAGTACTTCCACGGGGCGGGGGTGCAGTCGCCTGCGTCCGCGTGCCGGGCGGCTCTGCGGCAGGCCGGGGTGAGCGTGACCCAGCACCGCGGCGGCCGTGAACGGATTCCCGCGCCGTTGCGGACGAACGGGGTGACTCCGCGCGAGTACGAGGTGTTCGTGCTGCTGGCGGAGCGGCCGGGCAACCAGCAGATCGCACAGAGGCTGTCCATCTCGCCCCGCACGGTGGAGAAGCACCTGGCCAGTCTGCTCAGCAAGACGGGACGGGCCAACCGTACGGCCCTGTGCGAATTCGCCGCGGAGTGCGGGGCCGACCAGGCCTGAGCAGGCGTTCCCCCATCCGGACCGGCGGATCGCCCGTCACCTGCCGTCCGGATGGGGGAACGGCTCCGCAACATGGGGGTGTTGGACGGTGTGGGCCGGGGGCGTTCCCCGGAAGATGCGGGGCGCGCACCGATGTGCGGCCGCCACACGCACCGGCAGGATCGGCAGGGTACGGCAGCTCGTCGCCCCTCCCCCGGCCAGGAGGCCCGCTGATGCCCCTTCCCTCCGTCCGCCCCGGCTCCACCGGCGCGGTGTACTTCTCACTGCTGGGGCCGCTCTCGGCGGTGGCCGACGGCAGGCCGCTGCCGTTGGGGCCACGGAAGCAGAGGCTGGTCCTGGCCACCCTGCTGTCCCGCCCCAACACCCCGGTGCCGGTGGACGTGCTCACCGACGTGGTGTGGCCGGAGGGGCCGCCACGGACCGCGCGCAAGAACCTTCAGGTCTATGTCAGCGCCGCCCGCGCGCTGTTCGGGGCCGTGGACGGCGGCGGCCGGGACCGGGTGGTGCACGACTGCGGCGGCTACCGGCTCCGGGTGGAGGAGGGCGAGCTCGACATCCTGCGCTTCAGGACGCTGGCCCGGGCGGGCCGGGCGGCGGGTGAGCGGGGCGACCTGCGTACCGCCGCCAGGCTGCTGCGGGAGGCGCTCGACCTGTGGGGGGAGCGTCCGCCGCTGCACGACCTCCGGGACTCCGCCGGGGTCGCGGAGGAGGCCGAGCGGCTGGAGGCCCGCTGCCTCACGGTCTACGAGGACTGGGCCGAGGCCGAGATCGAGACGGGCCGGGCGGGCGCGGCGGTGGACGGCCTGAGAGACCTGGTGGAGCGCCACCCCTTCCGGGAGCGGCTGCGGGCCGCGTGGATGAACTCCCTTCACCAGACCGGACGTCAGGCGGAGGCGCTGGCGGTGTACGACGACTACCGGCAGCTGCTCGCCAGGGAGCTGGGCCTGGAACCGAGTCCGGCGATGGCGGGCCTCTACCGGGCCATGCTGGGCGAGGGCCGGGCGGTCCGGCCCGCCGGTTCCGGCAACGCGGCGTGCGGTGTCTCACTGCCCGCGGACAGCAGGCACTTCACCGGCCGCGAGGACGAACTGGCGCGGCTGATCGACGTGTCGGGCCGCCCGGACGGTGCCGTGCTGGTCGTCTCCGGTCCGGCGGGGGTGGGGAAGTCGGCCCTGGCCGTGCGGGCGGCCCATCTGCTCGCGGACGGCTTCCCCGACGGACGGGTCCACGTGCGGGCGCGGCGGGAGGACGGCGCGGCACGCGCCCGGAACGACATGCTGGACGAGCTGGGGCGGCTGTGCGGGGTGGGCGGATCGGGCCGGCCCGATCCGGTGCGGGCCGAGAACGCCTGGCAGGACTGGCTGTCGCGGCACCGGGCGCTGATCGTGCTGGACGACGTCGCGGACGAGGCGTCGGTGCGCGGGCTGCTGCCACGGTCCGGGCGGTGCTCGGTCGTGCTCACCGCTCGCGGTCAGCTGGCCGGGCTGGAGTCCGTGCACCGTACGGCCCTGGCCGCTCCGGAGGACGACGAAGCCCTGGAGCTGCTGGGGACGCTGATCGGCGAGGACCGGCTGCGGACGGACCGGCCGGCGGCCCTGCGCATCGTGCGGGCCTGCGGGTGCCTGCCGCTGGCGGTGGCGGTGAGCGGGATGCGGCTGGCAGTGCTGCGTCACCTCCCGCTGGCGGAGTACGCGGACCGGCTCGACGACCCGACGGCGGCCTTGGACGAGCTGGTGGCCGGAGACGTGTCCGTCCGCTCCCGCCTCGCCGCCGGCTGGCGGGACCTGGGGGCCCGCGACCGGGGCGCGCTGGTCCGCCTCGCGGGGCTCCCGTGGGACGGTGCCTTCACCCTGGAGCGGGCGATGGCGGCGCTGGACCGCGACGAGCGGGGCACCATACGCGCGGTCGAGGCGCTGATCGACACGGGTGCGGTGACCTCGCCCACGGGTGAGGTCACCGCACACGCCGCGCTGTACGAGGTGCCGCGCCTGCTCTGTCTGTACGTCCGCGAGGAGGCGGCGGGCCCCGGGACGGCCGGAGTACGGGAAGCACCGCTCCTCTTCGGGAGCGGTGCTTCCCGCCTCTTCAGCTAAGGGTGAGCAGGCGGTGCTTCCCCGCCTCCTCAGCCGAGGGTGAGCAGTTCCAGCAGACCCGGGGGACGCTCCCCACCGGCCGTGTCCTTCGCCCCGGACAGGAAGTGCAGGGCGAGCAGCAGCCCCGCCGCCCCCGTGCCGAGGTCGGCGGAGAAGCGCCGCAGCGTCGCGCCAGGGACGAGCAGCGCGTCCTCGTCGGCGACGAGGTGCCAGGCGAGGTTGCGTACGGAGGCCATGACCCCGGGCCCGGTCCGGGTCAGGGGGTCGAGCTGGCCCGCCGCCGCGGCGAGGCCCGCGCGCCCGGTGAACAGCCCCGGTTCGCGGACGAATTCCATGGCACAGCCCTTGGCCACGCCCGGGATCAGGGCGCTCAGGGCCTCGTCCTCGTACCGGGCCGTGTATGCCTGCGCGACCAGCGCGACCCCTGAACTGCCCTGGCCGAGATAGAGCAGATGGCGTCGGCCATCCTTCACCTGGAGCGAGCCGTCGTCCATGGTGACCAGGTGTCCGGCCTCCCGTCCCAGGGCGGTGCGGGCGGACCGGCGCAGCCACGCCTCACCGGTCAGCGCGTGCAGTTCCAGGAGAAGGAGAGCGGCTCCGCTCAGTCCGCGCAGCAGCCCGGCCGACTCCGGCGGCTTCATCCCGTCCACGTGTTCGCCGCGCACCAGCAGGTCCAGGTCCCGGGCGGTGCGCAGGGCGCTGTCGACGAGCCGGGGGTCGGGGGCGGCGCCGTCCAGCCGGGCCATGCGGAGCGCGGCGAGCGCGGTGCCCGCGCGTCCGGTGAGCAGATCCGCCGAAGCCGTCATGGGCTCGGCGCTCGTCGCACGCTCCCACACCTCCCGTCCCTGCTCGGTGCGGCCCAGGAGGGAGAGCACCAACGCCGCGCCGGGCAGCCCGTCGTAGAGTCCACCGGCCCCGGCGGGATCCCTGCGCAGCGCCGCTGCCGCAAGCCAGTCGGTCCACTCCCCGGGGACGGGGGCGCCCGTCCGGTGCAGGGCGTACAGGACACCGGCCGCGCCGTTCGCGAGATCGGTCCCGCCGGTCGCGAAGAGATCGGGGGCGCCCGGGAAGAGGCGGTCCGCCCGCCCGGGTGTGGCTCCGGCGTGGATGCCGGCGAGGAGCCGGGTGCGTATCCCCGCCCAGTCGACCTCCGGCCCCTCGAACAGGTCGGCCACCTCGGCCTCCCGCCGCCGTGAGGCGTCCAGGCCGCTGAGCAGTCCGGGCCTGCGAGGCCCCGCCCCGGCCGGCAGCGCGTACCGCCGGCGGGCCCAGCGCTCCAGGGTGAGGGCCTTCGCCCTTTCGAGCCCGGCCATCTCCATGACCGGCATCAGCATGGAGAGCCAGGTCGCCCAGAGCGCGTAGGCGTCGGCCTCCGCCCCGGGGGTGCCCGGGGGTGCCTGGAGGCCCTGGCCGCCGGCCAGCGGGGTGTCCTGGTCGTCGAGGGCGGTGGCGTACTCGAAGTCGACGAGCGCGATCCGGCCGTCGGGCCGGACGATGATGTTGGAGGGGTGCAGATCACCGAAACGCAGACCCCGCGCGTGGATCTGCTCCAGCGCCCGGGCGAGTTCACCGGTCACCGACTCGGTCCACGCGACGTAGGGGGCGAGTTCGTCCGCCGAGTCCGCCCCGCGTACGAGGGCGAAGCGGGCGACGATCTCCTCCAGCAGGGTGTTCCCCTCGATGTGCTCCTCGATGAGGAAGTGGTGCTCCCACACGGTCCGCACCCCGTACACCTCGGGTACGCAGTCCAGTCCGGCCAGCGCGGTCAGCGCCCGGTGCTCGCGACGCAGGCGTGTGACGGCGTCGTCGCCCGCGCCGTCGAGGCCGCAGTGCGGCCGGGCCTCGCGCAGGACCACGCGCCGCCCCGTCGCCCGGTCCTCGGCCAGGTAGATCCCTCCGGCGTTGGAGAACTGGAGGGCCCCGGTGACCGTGTACGGGAAGGAGTCGTCGCGGGCGGCGGCACGTGCCGCGAGGTGCGGCCGCAGGGCCTCGGGGACCTCGACCCACGAGGGCATCCGGAACACCACGCCGCGCTCGTCGGGGACGAGCTTCCCGGACGGGTCCCGCAGGGCGAGGACCCGGCGGCCTTCGGCGTCGTCGCACCAGCGGGGGACGTAGGCGCCGTAGCGCGTGTAGACCGGTGCGTCGCCGATCCGCAGGTCGCTGAGGATGTAGGGGCCGCTGCGTCCCGCCAGTGTCCGGGACAGCTCGTCGGCCAGGGCGAGGAACACGGTCTCGTCGGGCGGGTAGGCCGCGATGAACTTCCCCGCGCCGCTGCGGTTCATGTGCTTGCCCGCCACCAGCAGCAACGCCTTTTCGCTGCGCAGGAATTTGAAGGGCACACCGTGGCGGACGCAGATCCGGGCGGTGTCCCGCAGGGTGGCCTCGGCCTCACCGGGGACGGTGGACACATGGATCTTCCAGCCCTGTTCGGCGGGTTGGACGTGCTCGGGCACCAGCGAGGTCCACAGGCCCACGGCCTCACGGCGCCAGCCCGCCGGTGGCGGATCGGTGTCGAGCCGGTACCGCGACTCCTCGTCGGGCAGCCGGGCCGGGGTGTCGAAGTACGTACGGTCGGCGAGGCAGTACAGCTGCGTTTCCTGGATGCCTGGCACGCTCGGCTCTCTCTTCTCGAAGCCCGCGGGGGCGGCGGACGGTGGCGGTGGGCGGCGGGCCCCGGTTCGCGTATCAGTCCCCGGTGACGGAGGGGTTCGCGCCCGCCGGTGCGCGGGCCGGGTCCGCCGCGGGCTCGGTTTCGCGTATCAGTCCCCGGTGACGGAGGGGTTCGCGCCCGCCGGTGCGCGGGCCGGGTCCGCCGCGGGCTCGGTGCCGGTCTCCGGCGGGCCGGCGGGCTCCTCCGCCCCGGGAGGGGACGGCTCCGTCCGCGCCGAGCGGGCGAAGGTGACGACGAGGGCGGAGACGGCCAGCACGCAGCCGGTCAGGGCGAAGGCCCAGCGGGCGCCGAAGGCGGTCAGCAGGGCTCCGCCGGCCAGCGGCCCGAACGGCTGGACCATGGAGGACAGGAAGCCCGCCGCGCTCTGCACCCGGCCCACCCGGTCCTCAGGAGTCACGACCAGGAGCTTCGAGAGGAATCCGATGCTGGCGATCGTCGACAGGCACATGGTGAGCGCGCACATGAGCCCGGCCACCACCGGCCTGCTGATCCAGGCCATCACCCCGGCAGCGGCCACACAG includes:
- a CDS encoding type 2 lanthipeptide synthetase LanM family protein yields the protein MRRSRAPSRMGAGEPLGPPSTGEVTTVVKRETAVGTDRAPAPFGPAVGEASGHAPVPDATHLLGSREHGDPWWAPGTVGPRPDTEPDWARFAREAVAMAPRQARIADRAYPDLTGFALVVAPFAARAAQRVSDTASGNTSPTDHRVPGAASGGTVRPAPATCPAAVLDAFRHDVARRLALLAARTLVSELHGARTGGGLSGEGPRERFRDFLRLTGGRAGLASLVTGYPVLARVLAQTAMNAADAFAEMLGRLAADQALLGSSPVLGVRGAGGSADCGPHTLTGVETGTGDSHRGGRSVMLLRFADGTRLVYKPRPLAAHRHFGTLVEWFNSLVGTPDLRAPKVLDRGAYGWAEFVVDAPCRSTAETALFYRRLGALLALLHVLDGTDLHHENLIACGPQPVLVDVETLFHPPLTQSPPADPAARALHASVHRVGLLPQLLVGDTTALDMSAVGGGRAASSPLETASWAAAGTDTMHLVRSVGRFTESANRPTLDGATADPFRYTGALCDGFRSAYTAVSDSRDELLGPEGLLRLFADDEVRFVPRPTWTYATLLHESTHPDLMRDAAERQQLFALLRTGALGTPAMPGLEDEEIAELWQGDVPVFTTRPDATTVWSGGGRAMRGPAVPTGLARVEAKIRALDTVDRQDQERIIRTAMVSTSTEPPHGAVGRGRPRTEATAPEPERLLAAARSVGDQLVSLAYHSDSRTNWIGLELLGERYWRLTPLAADLAAGYTGPALFLAQLASLTGAARYADAARAALVPVPGLLDALHQSGEDLGLVGSGAFSGLGGIAYALAEIGTLLDDSRVLDWAGPATRLACAASSAEEGLGVRGGAAGGLVSLLAVHRTTGRAEAWRGAERCADRLAAVPPPAPGGFADGAAGIGWALLRFAAAGGGPHHRSAGLDALRVAVRGAPGGQAWCEGTAGVALAVADSPEALADPELSHWLTERSGDVARSAPSGDDSLCHGELGVLELLGHAALPRLRPHWLRRTGTLLAAADRAQPHCGTPGHVPHPGLLTGLSGIGHGLLRAGFPDRIGPALLVRHSTGADRSAAPMTLSTNDQ
- a CDS encoding helix-turn-helix transcriptional regulator — encoded protein: MRANSPVVVGRDEEIGLLSSALDAARRRSGRALFLVGEAGIGKSRLVGECAYRAYGLGMPVLRGRAGSTGLVVPLRPLAEALSSHFRAAGTPTDPELAPYHPALARLVPEWRSGTSAGYTETVVELAEALLRLLSVLGRDTGCVVLLEDLHDCDTETVAVVEYVIDNLADLPVLLLGTLRPEPGTALDLVRSAEQRHTATVVELRALGEAQVRALTGACLETPPERIPEAVQRRLVERAAGNPYLVEVLLDDLLDTGRLRRTEDGWEAAEQPDGTLPPRILRSWSHRLDRMDEPVRDLLLTAATLGGQFSVAVLQTVTGLEDRALFTHLRSAVETGVIAPDGAAPDRYAFRHTLTAEALVSSLAPAERAALARRAAAAVEHSGEPLDEDRRQLVASLELAAGNRAGAARQFAEAGRRMLASGAHGSAVVLLERSRSLAAESDLAAVTESLAVARAEGGDLDGALALAGTLPPVPARSEAAARRGDAHINIAWVAVMAERAADTSRQIEAARALFGPEPSPARRASLAVVDGHLSLLPGEDRRDPEAAERAARAAARTAEEEGLPVVACQAWQLLALLSREKSFDAADVCLERMLTLSTEHSLPSWRVEALVRLGVNSFMRTGDAARLHSARAAAAELGSLLLAQTVDGLLAMNAVMCARWDEAEEITGRSVEASARIGNHGAHRYLLLAGAAMAAHRGRRRETDRALAAFRRAGGERSALTPLRLGFCGAIGALLEEDRTRALAELDAALTWELDHPSYYYLSGRYGLRPLLRVLEGEAARGEYEEVAGAPGAALAWNRQFLELAEAVLLGREGDQAGAARRMTAFHARSTAFPVARHLGLRLVADPALADGWGEPVVWLRTAEEYFHGAGVQSPASACRAALRQAGVSVTQHRGGRERIPAPLRTNGVTPREYEVFVLLAERPGNQQIAQRLSISPRTVEKHLASLLSKTGRANRTALCEFAAECGADQA
- a CDS encoding AfsR/SARP family transcriptional regulator gives rise to the protein MPLPSVRPGSTGAVYFSLLGPLSAVADGRPLPLGPRKQRLVLATLLSRPNTPVPVDVLTDVVWPEGPPRTARKNLQVYVSAARALFGAVDGGGRDRVVHDCGGYRLRVEEGELDILRFRTLARAGRAAGERGDLRTAARLLREALDLWGERPPLHDLRDSAGVAEEAERLEARCLTVYEDWAEAEIETGRAGAAVDGLRDLVERHPFRERLRAAWMNSLHQTGRQAEALAVYDDYRQLLARELGLEPSPAMAGLYRAMLGEGRAVRPAGSGNAACGVSLPADSRHFTGREDELARLIDVSGRPDGAVLVVSGPAGVGKSALAVRAAHLLADGFPDGRVHVRARREDGAARARNDMLDELGRLCGVGGSGRPDPVRAENAWQDWLSRHRALIVLDDVADEASVRGLLPRSGRCSVVLTARGQLAGLESVHRTALAAPEDDEALELLGTLIGEDRLRTDRPAALRIVRACGCLPLAVAVSGMRLAVLRHLPLAEYADRLDDPTAALDELVAGDVSVRSRLAAGWRDLGARDRGALVRLAGLPWDGAFTLERAMAALDRDERGTIRAVEALIDTGAVTSPTGEVTAHAALYEVPRLLCLYVREEAAGPGTAGVREAPLLFGSGASRLFS
- the lanKC gene encoding class III lanthionine synthetase LanKC: MPGIQETQLYCLADRTYFDTPARLPDEESRYRLDTDPPPAGWRREAVGLWTSLVPEHVQPAEQGWKIHVSTVPGEAEATLRDTARICVRHGVPFKFLRSEKALLLVAGKHMNRSGAGKFIAAYPPDETVFLALADELSRTLAGRSGPYILSDLRIGDAPVYTRYGAYVPRWCDDAEGRRVLALRDPSGKLVPDERGVVFRMPSWVEVPEALRPHLAARAAARDDSFPYTVTGALQFSNAGGIYLAEDRATGRRVVLREARPHCGLDGAGDDAVTRLRREHRALTALAGLDCVPEVYGVRTVWEHHFLIEEHIEGNTLLEEIVARFALVRGADSADELAPYVAWTESVTGELARALEQIHARGLRFGDLHPSNIIVRPDGRIALVDFEYATALDDQDTPLAGGQGLQAPPGTPGAEADAYALWATWLSMLMPVMEMAGLERAKALTLERWARRRYALPAGAGPRRPGLLSGLDASRRREAEVADLFEGPEVDWAGIRTRLLAGIHAGATPGRADRLFPGAPDLFATGGTDLANGAAGVLYALHRTGAPVPGEWTDWLAAAALRRDPAGAGGLYDGLPGAALVLSLLGRTEQGREVWERATSAEPMTASADLLTGRAGTALAALRMARLDGAAPDPRLVDSALRTARDLDLLVRGEHVDGMKPPESAGLLRGLSGAALLLLELHALTGEAWLRRSARTALGREAGHLVTMDDGSLQVKDGRRHLLYLGQGSSGVALVAQAYTARYEDEALSALIPGVAKGCAMEFVREPGLFTGRAGLAAAAGQLDPLTRTGPGVMASVRNLAWHLVADEDALLVPGATLRRFSADLGTGAAGLLLALHFLSGAKDTAGGERPPGLLELLTLG